The following proteins come from a genomic window of Natrinema saccharevitans:
- a CDS encoding RNA-binding protein — MQVKSRHHLRSDAVSDLEDTLEAQLGVSPEGDAYERVEFEDTDWEVVLIDGEPQVAYFDEEPFLTVRGANAYDPDKRLVTVDAGAVSFVSDGADVMRPGITEATDDISPDDLVVIAEESHGKVLAVGRARVDGAEMAGDEGKVVDSLHHVGDDLYEFTG, encoded by the coding sequence ATGCAGGTCAAGTCCCGACACCACCTCCGCAGCGATGCGGTCTCGGACCTCGAGGACACGCTCGAGGCACAGCTGGGCGTCTCCCCCGAGGGCGACGCCTACGAGCGCGTCGAGTTCGAGGACACCGACTGGGAGGTCGTCCTCATCGACGGCGAGCCGCAGGTCGCGTACTTCGACGAGGAGCCGTTCCTGACGGTCCGGGGAGCCAACGCCTACGATCCCGACAAGAGACTCGTGACGGTCGACGCGGGCGCGGTCTCGTTCGTCAGCGACGGGGCCGACGTGATGCGACCCGGAATCACCGAGGCCACCGACGACATCTCGCCGGACGATCTGGTCGTCATCGCGGAGGAGTCCCACGGCAAGGTCCTGGCCGTCGGTCGCGCCCGCGTCGACGGCGCCGAGATGGCCGGCGACGAGGGGAAGGTCGTCGACTCGCTGCACCACGTCGGCGACGACCTCTACGAGTTCACCGGGTGA
- a CDS encoding cell division protein SepF, producing MGLMSKILGGNQSRTVEDYAELDLEDVDAGSAEATMQVHIAEVGSQADAIDIKDAVYDGDIVIADITRLRTEDSTVEHVIDELRQVAQEVDGDIVRKGDDQMIITPTGVRISREKLGQKL from the coding sequence ATGGGATTGATGAGCAAAATTCTCGGCGGGAACCAGTCCCGCACCGTCGAGGACTACGCCGAACTGGACCTCGAGGACGTCGACGCGGGGTCGGCCGAGGCGACGATGCAGGTACACATCGCGGAGGTCGGCAGTCAGGCCGACGCGATCGACATCAAAGACGCCGTCTACGACGGCGACATCGTCATCGCTGACATCACGCGGCTCCGGACCGAGGACAGCACGGTCGAACACGTCATCGACGAACTGCGGCAGGTCGCCCAGGAGGTCGACGGCGACATCGTCCGAAAGGGCGACGACCAGATGATCATCACCCCGACCGGTGTCCGGATCAGCCGCGAGAAACTCGGCCAGAAACTCTGA
- a CDS encoding MFS transporter, with protein sequence MERSYWRTVLLVTTWQIAASICYYTIFAATPFFRDAFGLSRFSVGIVVTALTLGYAVFLLPLGALTDRFGERTTLTLGLLGLATGALLVAGAPSYALLLAAVFVLGSLYGTAMPGTNKAVFDNIDPGRQNLAIGIKQVGVTGGSGISALLVTGLAGALFWQAGFLVAAAVGLVVAVAFYRLYASDGAGDEPGYPDFRKLLSNPPYLVLTVAGLFLGAALFTTTGYTVLYVEESVGASVAFGGVVLALVQLFGSAGRVLTGWLSDVLPGEPRVRIGSLLVAQSIGSAVMFVVVASTTSELGAAIAFSVLGFFVLGYTGVYYSLMATLVRADEMGGATAGGQLALTSGALVAPPAFGYLADTVGYRSSWLFLAAVVVIAAGLLVQVVRTEPTVTNPAAVDGSDP encoded by the coding sequence ATGGAGCGATCGTACTGGCGGACCGTCCTGTTGGTCACGACGTGGCAGATCGCGGCGAGTATCTGTTACTATACGATTTTCGCCGCGACGCCGTTCTTCCGGGACGCCTTCGGGCTCTCTCGGTTTTCGGTCGGGATCGTCGTGACGGCGCTCACTCTCGGCTACGCCGTCTTCCTGCTGCCTCTCGGGGCCCTGACCGATCGGTTCGGCGAACGGACGACGCTGACGCTTGGCCTGCTCGGGCTCGCGACGGGGGCGCTGCTGGTTGCGGGCGCGCCCAGCTACGCCTTGCTGCTCGCGGCGGTGTTCGTCCTCGGATCGCTGTACGGCACCGCGATGCCGGGGACGAACAAGGCCGTCTTCGACAACATCGACCCCGGTCGACAGAACCTCGCGATAGGGATCAAACAGGTCGGCGTCACCGGCGGCAGCGGCATCAGCGCCCTGCTGGTCACCGGGCTCGCGGGCGCGCTGTTCTGGCAGGCGGGCTTTCTGGTCGCCGCCGCCGTCGGGCTGGTCGTCGCCGTCGCCTTCTATCGCCTCTATGCAAGCGACGGCGCGGGTGACGAGCCCGGCTACCCGGACTTCCGGAAACTGCTCTCGAACCCGCCCTACCTCGTGTTGACCGTCGCCGGGCTCTTCCTCGGGGCGGCCCTGTTTACGACCACGGGCTACACCGTTCTCTACGTCGAGGAGTCCGTCGGCGCGTCCGTCGCGTTCGGCGGGGTCGTCCTCGCGCTCGTCCAGCTGTTCGGCAGCGCCGGTCGCGTGCTGACCGGCTGGCTGAGCGACGTCCTCCCCGGCGAACCGCGGGTCAGGATCGGCTCGCTGCTGGTCGCCCAGTCGATCGGCAGCGCCGTCATGTTCGTCGTCGTCGCGTCGACGACGAGCGAACTCGGGGCCGCGATCGCCTTTTCGGTCCTCGGCTTTTTCGTTCTCGGCTACACCGGCGTCTACTACTCCCTGATGGCGACGCTCGTCCGGGCCGACGAGATGGGCGGCGCGACCGCCGGCGGTCAGCTGGCGTTGACGAGCGGCGCGCTCGTCGCCCCGCCCGCGTTCGGCTATCTGGCCGATACGGTAGGCTACCGCAGCTCGTGGCTATTTCTGGCCGCCGTCGTCGTGATCGCGGCCGGACTCCTCGTCCAAGTCGTCCGGACGGAGCCGACAGTGACGAACCCCGCGGCGGTCGACGGGTCGGACCCCTAG
- a CDS encoding ABC transporter ATP-binding protein: protein MDAIALRDVTKRFGDVRALRGIDMTVETGEVFGFLGPNGAGKSTTIDLLLHYARPSSGSVTVLGRDVAEEPIAVRRRVGVLPEDFAPFETMTGRQHLAYAIEAMDADDDPSTLLERVGLGDDGDRVAADYSTGMTQRLALAMALVGEPDLLVLDEPSTGLDPHGVRRMREIVRAERDRGATVFFSSHILGQVEAVADRVAILRSGTLVAVDTIDGLREAVGVDTELRVELAAEPAAIAPAIESVDGVAAVTVSDGALRIDCSADAKLRVLDEIRAAGGTIRDFSSSEASLEDLFVTYTEGSA from the coding sequence ATGGACGCGATCGCCCTCCGAGACGTCACCAAACGCTTCGGTGACGTCCGCGCCCTCCGCGGTATCGATATGACAGTCGAGACCGGCGAAGTGTTCGGCTTTCTCGGGCCGAACGGGGCCGGCAAATCGACGACGATCGACCTCTTGCTTCACTACGCGCGCCCCTCGAGCGGGTCGGTCACGGTACTCGGTCGTGACGTCGCCGAGGAACCGATCGCCGTCCGGCGACGCGTCGGCGTCCTTCCCGAGGACTTCGCGCCGTTCGAGACGATGACCGGTCGCCAGCACCTCGCGTATGCGATCGAGGCGATGGACGCCGACGACGATCCGTCGACTCTGCTCGAGCGGGTCGGTCTCGGCGACGACGGCGACCGCGTCGCCGCCGATTACTCGACGGGGATGACCCAGCGACTCGCGCTCGCGATGGCGCTGGTCGGCGAGCCCGACCTGCTGGTCCTCGACGAGCCGTCGACCGGGCTCGATCCCCACGGCGTCCGCCGAATGCGCGAGATCGTCAGGGCGGAGCGCGACCGCGGCGCGACCGTCTTCTTCTCGAGTCACATTCTCGGGCAGGTCGAGGCGGTCGCCGATCGCGTCGCGATCCTCCGTTCGGGGACCCTCGTCGCCGTCGACACGATCGACGGACTCCGTGAGGCCGTCGGTGTCGATACCGAACTCCGCGTCGAACTGGCCGCCGAACCGGCCGCGATCGCACCCGCCATCGAGTCGGTCGACGGGGTCGCGGCGGTCACCGTAAGCGACGGCGCGTTGCGAATCGATTGCAGCGCCGACGCGAAGCTCCGAGTCCTAGACGAGATTCGGGCCGCCGGCGGAACGATCCGCGACTTCTCGAGCAGCGAGGCGTCGCTCGAAGACCTGTTCGTCACCTACACGGAGGGATCGGCGTGA
- a CDS encoding DUF7562 family protein encodes MWPARTRTETVTCLACGTECPRDEAREYDKHGDRWDRADKTFEHLCKSCHRELCHHPRDDLEALLVEIEAGKRDRAGFLASYLTAVEERYGPLEERER; translated from the coding sequence ATGTGGCCCGCTCGGACCCGAACCGAGACCGTCACCTGTCTCGCCTGTGGCACCGAGTGTCCGCGCGACGAGGCCCGCGAGTACGACAAACACGGGGATCGCTGGGACCGCGCGGACAAGACCTTCGAACACCTCTGTAAGTCCTGTCACCGCGAGCTGTGTCACCACCCGCGGGACGACCTCGAGGCGCTGCTGGTCGAGATCGAGGCCGGAAAGCGCGACCGGGCGGGCTTTCTCGCGAGCTATCTGACGGCGGTCGAGGAGCGGTACGGGCCGCTCGAGGAACGCGAGCGCTAG
- a CDS encoding ABC transporter permease: MNWRLIARKEIGDAVRNRQLPAIAGTFALVYAVVAVLHLRRVERGFVAPVDLVDRFALPGMLLVPVTALLLAAGAIVRRRSNGQLTLLLGLPHDRRDIVVGTYVGRYAVFLASLVTGVLAGVAVVVAAGHTVPVGAVLAYALASAGLGLAYLAVAIGISATVRTQTWASFAVFGALLCFLFAWRFVPDGLTYVAAGFEEPATRPWWASYVGACSPSIAYERLLDAVIGSGSDTDRSLVRFSAAVLLGWAVLAPAVGYRRFARTDL; this comes from the coding sequence GTGAACTGGCGACTGATCGCTCGGAAGGAGATCGGCGATGCGGTTCGAAACCGACAGTTACCCGCGATCGCCGGCACGTTCGCGCTGGTCTATGCCGTCGTCGCGGTGCTTCATCTCAGACGAGTCGAACGGGGGTTCGTCGCTCCCGTCGACCTCGTCGACCGGTTCGCGCTTCCCGGTATGCTGCTCGTCCCGGTGACCGCGCTGTTGCTCGCCGCCGGTGCGATCGTCAGGCGGCGCTCGAACGGACAACTGACGCTCCTCCTCGGGCTCCCACACGATCGACGCGATATCGTCGTCGGCACGTACGTCGGCCGGTACGCGGTCTTTCTCGCGTCCCTCGTTACAGGAGTACTCGCCGGCGTGGCCGTCGTCGTCGCCGCCGGGCACACGGTTCCGGTCGGTGCCGTCCTCGCGTACGCCCTCGCGAGCGCCGGGTTGGGACTCGCGTATCTCGCCGTCGCGATCGGGATCTCGGCGACGGTGCGGACGCAGACGTGGGCATCGTTCGCCGTCTTCGGGGCGTTGCTCTGTTTCCTGTTCGCGTGGCGGTTCGTTCCCGACGGTCTGACCTACGTCGCGGCCGGCTTCGAGGAGCCGGCGACGCGACCGTGGTGGGCGTCGTACGTCGGTGCGTGTTCCCCCAGCATCGCCTACGAACGGCTGCTTGACGCCGTGATCGGCTCCGGCTCGGACACCGACCGGTCGCTGGTCCGGTTCAGTGCCGCGGTCCTGCTGGGCTGGGCCGTTCTCGCCCCCGCCGTCGGCTACCGGCGGTTCGCGAGGACCGACCTCTAG
- a CDS encoding RNB domain-containing ribonuclease has translation MSDDAQAEAGTVEGQGPVEVSEDLARHLENKREELFEKFELRDEFPSEVLAEAEARTEGVTAEIEEEIDERTDLRDLTTWTTDPIDAQDFDDALSIEEREDEYVLWVHIADVTHYVNPDTAMWDEAVERGNTVYLPGYTVHMLPPVLAETVCSLVPNEDRLAHTVEMHLDKENLSYETIEIYKSVIRSDERLTYTQAENRLEDPDAPLHEENALVYDLAEQMHEQRKEDGSLVLNPSRDRAHTIIEECMLKANKAVTHELMWNRGVEAMYRVHPQPSPDEWSEALREIQDLDGVSIPGSTWDDPRKAVNATLEDAPARQLDKIQWAVMKVMPRAKYMNDPFGGHHALNFEIYGHFTSPIRRLSDLINHWIVYQNDVPENLIELCDRASDKQKDAEQCEREYKDFLQEVGLDPMAVNNRGIEVVDDEEAEKTL, from the coding sequence ATGAGTGACGACGCACAGGCCGAAGCCGGGACCGTCGAAGGACAGGGTCCCGTCGAGGTCTCCGAGGATCTCGCGCGCCACCTCGAGAACAAGCGCGAGGAACTGTTCGAGAAGTTCGAGTTGCGCGACGAGTTCCCCTCGGAAGTGTTGGCGGAGGCCGAGGCCCGAACGGAGGGCGTGACGGCCGAGATCGAGGAGGAGATCGACGAGCGGACGGACCTCCGGGACCTGACGACGTGGACGACGGACCCGATCGACGCCCAGGACTTCGACGACGCGCTCTCGATCGAGGAACGAGAGGACGAGTACGTTCTCTGGGTCCACATCGCCGACGTGACCCACTACGTCAACCCCGACACGGCGATGTGGGACGAGGCCGTCGAACGGGGCAACACGGTCTATCTCCCCGGCTACACGGTCCACATGCTGCCGCCGGTATTGGCCGAGACGGTCTGTTCGCTGGTCCCCAACGAGGACCGTCTGGCCCACACCGTCGAGATGCACCTCGACAAGGAGAACCTCTCCTACGAGACCATCGAGATCTACAAGTCGGTCATTCGATCCGACGAGCGCCTGACCTACACGCAGGCCGAGAATCGGCTCGAGGACCCCGACGCGCCGCTGCACGAGGAGAACGCCCTGGTCTACGACCTCGCCGAGCAGATGCACGAACAGCGCAAGGAGGACGGCTCGCTCGTTCTCAACCCGAGCCGCGATCGTGCCCACACCATCATCGAGGAGTGCATGCTCAAGGCCAACAAGGCCGTCACGCACGAACTCATGTGGAATCGCGGCGTCGAGGCCATGTACCGGGTCCACCCACAGCCAAGCCCCGACGAGTGGTCCGAGGCGCTCCGGGAGATTCAGGACTTGGACGGCGTCTCGATCCCCGGCAGCACCTGGGACGACCCGCGCAAGGCCGTCAACGCGACGCTCGAGGACGCGCCCGCCCGCCAGCTCGACAAGATCCAGTGGGCGGTGATGAAGGTGATGCCCCGCGCGAAGTACATGAACGATCCGTTCGGCGGTCACCACGCGCTGAACTTCGAGATCTACGGCCACTTCACGAGCCCGATCCGCCGGCTCAGCGATCTGATCAATCACTGGATCGTCTACCAGAACGACGTCCCCGAGAACCTGATCGAACTCTGCGACCGGGCCAGCGACAAGCAGAAAGACGCCGAGCAGTGCGAACGGGAGTACAAGGACTTCCTGCAGGAGGTCGGCCTCGATCCGATGGCGGTCAACAACCGCGGGATCGAAGTCGTGGACGACGAGGAAGCCGAGAAGACGCTATAA
- a CDS encoding CBS domain-containing protein, with amino-acid sequence MIRTTVETVALRSPPTIAPTTPVSAAARRLRRPDVSALPVLEDDSLVGIVTGSDIVALVAETDARPVVRELMSNPVTTIGPTATLSAAAERMRTAGVRQLPVVADGRYRGLLPAHTLAPYLSRHRLEIEWDDEPLRVDRSAESGLTAGD; translated from the coding sequence CTGATTAGGACGACGGTCGAAACGGTCGCCCTCCGATCACCCCCGACGATCGCACCGACGACCCCGGTATCCGCAGCGGCGCGGCGACTCCGCCGGCCGGACGTCTCCGCGCTCCCGGTTCTCGAGGACGACTCGCTCGTCGGTATCGTCACCGGGTCGGATATCGTCGCACTGGTCGCCGAAACGGACGCCCGGCCGGTCGTTCGGGAACTCATGTCGAACCCGGTGACGACGATCGGCCCGACTGCGACGCTGTCGGCGGCCGCCGAACGGATGCGAACCGCCGGGGTCAGACAGCTCCCCGTCGTGGCCGACGGCCGGTACCGCGGGCTGCTCCCCGCGCACACGCTGGCACCGTACCTCTCGCGGCACCGACTCGAGATCGAGTGGGACGACGAACCGCTCCGGGTCGATCGGTCGGCCGAGTCCGGACTCACTGCGGGCGACTGA
- a CDS encoding universal stress protein codes for MYHVLAPVDTDEQRATAQLETLRSLPADPDDLSVTVLHVLEEIDTIADEGGTTFIDDVNESLSEIRDVPDTVALIEDGLADDGIDVERTEMVGEPADGIRQVAEEIDADSILLGVRKRSPVGKAIFGSVSQQVIIDTDRPVIIAE; via the coding sequence ATGTACCACGTTCTTGCCCCGGTCGACACCGACGAGCAGCGCGCGACCGCACAGCTCGAGACGCTGCGCTCGCTCCCGGCCGACCCCGACGACCTGTCGGTGACGGTCCTGCACGTCCTCGAGGAGATCGACACGATCGCCGACGAGGGCGGGACGACGTTCATCGACGACGTCAACGAGTCGCTGTCCGAGATCCGCGACGTTCCCGACACCGTCGCGCTGATCGAGGACGGACTCGCGGACGACGGGATCGACGTCGAGCGGACGGAAATGGTCGGCGAGCCCGCGGACGGGATCCGGCAGGTGGCCGAGGAGATCGACGCCGATTCGATCCTGCTTGGCGTCCGGAAACGCTCCCCGGTCGGCAAAGCGATCTTCGGCAGCGTCAGTCAACAGGTGATCATCGACACGGATCGGCCGGTGATCATCGCGGAGTGA
- a CDS encoding helix-turn-helix domain-containing protein, translating to MTGFRATVVVDEPGDCPVASVSAQAGEQIDSIARSSRATADGTVVEEFGVAADASIDDSGDAGVELTPVQSNEREDIYRFERDAAADCVCEVVERTGTPVSSVRAQDGSLLLSFRTLELAEVADIVDHLRELFDGVLVEELTQDHEEVSADPVVVDRGILTDRQREIVETAHEMGYFDYPKGANATDVAEELGVARSTFTEHLAAAQTKLMDAILEEET from the coding sequence ATGACGGGCTTTCGTGCAACGGTCGTCGTCGACGAGCCGGGAGACTGTCCGGTCGCTTCCGTCTCGGCACAGGCCGGCGAGCAGATCGACTCGATCGCTCGCTCCTCACGGGCCACCGCCGACGGGACCGTCGTCGAGGAGTTCGGCGTCGCCGCCGACGCTTCGATCGACGACAGCGGGGACGCCGGCGTCGAACTGACGCCGGTGCAGTCGAACGAGCGGGAGGACATCTACCGGTTCGAGCGCGACGCCGCGGCGGACTGCGTCTGCGAGGTCGTCGAACGGACCGGCACTCCGGTGTCCTCGGTCCGGGCACAGGACGGCTCCCTGCTGTTGTCCTTCCGGACCCTCGAGCTGGCCGAAGTCGCCGACATCGTCGATCACCTGCGGGAGCTGTTCGACGGCGTCCTCGTCGAGGAGCTGACACAGGACCACGAGGAGGTCTCGGCGGATCCGGTCGTCGTCGACCGCGGGATACTCACGGACAGACAACGGGAAATCGTCGAGACGGCCCACGAGATGGGCTATTTCGACTATCCGAAGGGCGCGAACGCGACCGACGTCGCCGAGGAACTGGGCGTCGCCCGATCGACCTTCACCGAGCATCTGGCGGCGGCCCAGACGAAGCTGATGGACGCGATCCTCGAGGAAGAGACGTAG
- a CDS encoding VOC family protein yields the protein MDVIHTALWVSDLERTREFYVDALGLEENWSFATDDGVENAYIGGENAEFQFKYDPEGGPEIDSGTMAHVAVGVDSVDETVERLVERADPPIHEEPTTMDDIGVRVAFVEDPDGYVVELVEELE from the coding sequence ATGGACGTCATTCACACGGCGCTGTGGGTCTCGGATCTCGAGCGTACCCGAGAGTTCTACGTCGACGCCCTCGGACTCGAGGAGAACTGGTCGTTCGCCACGGACGACGGGGTCGAGAACGCCTACATCGGCGGCGAGAACGCGGAGTTTCAGTTCAAGTACGATCCCGAGGGCGGTCCGGAAATCGATTCCGGCACGATGGCCCACGTCGCGGTCGGCGTCGACAGCGTCGACGAGACCGTCGAGCGACTGGTCGAACGGGCCGATCCGCCGATCCACGAGGAGCCGACGACGATGGACGACATCGGTGTCCGGGTCGCGTTCGTCGAGGATCCGGACGGCTACGTCGTCGAACTGGTCGAAGAACTCGAGTAA
- a CDS encoding DUF1028 domain-containing protein — protein sequence MTFSICVHEPYETESGERHHRFGVAVTTRLPGVGTLCPFVSEQGAVATQSLVNVELGERGIDYIDDGLAVDDALEGLLNADEGAPQRQLHGVDRETTFTFSGEECGDWYGHREGDSYTIAGNLLTGPAVLEAAAEAYEATAVRDETDPSTGPTAVTADVDTDPLAKRLIDALAAGDLEGGDKREDLSVQSAAVVVETTESHPVEPPYNDLRVDATETPIADLRETYDLAVRGYRDTLDRYEGAYEADDLAESGE from the coding sequence ATGACGTTTAGCATCTGCGTTCACGAGCCCTACGAAACCGAATCCGGGGAGCGCCACCACCGGTTCGGCGTCGCGGTCACGACGCGGCTGCCGGGCGTTGGAACGCTGTGTCCGTTCGTCAGCGAGCAGGGTGCCGTCGCGACCCAGAGTCTCGTCAACGTCGAACTCGGCGAGCGCGGGATCGACTACATCGACGACGGGCTGGCCGTTGACGACGCCCTCGAGGGGCTTCTCAACGCCGACGAGGGCGCGCCCCAGCGTCAACTCCACGGAGTCGATCGAGAGACGACGTTTACGTTCTCCGGCGAAGAGTGTGGCGACTGGTACGGCCATCGCGAGGGCGACAGCTACACCATCGCCGGCAATCTGCTGACCGGTCCGGCGGTCCTCGAGGCGGCCGCCGAGGCCTACGAGGCGACCGCCGTCCGCGACGAGACGGATCCCTCGACCGGTCCGACCGCCGTCACCGCGGACGTCGACACCGACCCGCTCGCGAAGCGGCTGATCGACGCCCTCGCCGCCGGCGACCTCGAGGGCGGGGACAAGCGCGAGGACCTGTCAGTCCAGAGCGCGGCGGTGGTCGTCGAGACGACCGAGTCGCACCCGGTGGAGCCGCCGTACAACGACCTGCGGGTCGACGCGACCGAGACGCCGATCGCGGACCTGCGGGAGACCTACGACCTCGCGGTCCGGGGCTACCGGGACACCCTCGACCGGTACGAGGGCGCCTACGAGGCCGACGACCTCGCGGAAAGCGGCGAGTGA
- a CDS encoding DUF7490 domain-containing protein gives MNRESLLAVATLVVVLGALTTLALAGAVSDPAASETASDGEPAGHVSLTELTISADSVTGGTATLAVDTYLDHRGGPVENVTVVHRAIDTESGLVEATTEREVGRLEEESERVVSSSVAVPRESGYEIETLVYRDGNRTESTSHTVEGVGSLTPAYADTDVEFHRFGGGSGGSLADVPAIGYSIESTTDERATLAVDSYLTNTGDDPESDLELEVVARQSGSNVVADAATVDLSTIEPGKTASPTAELTVPAEYDYYLDAVLWRDGTIVSTDRSVANLGPGSLSVNETTASGGLEVSDFAGGSTAADDGSDGSDASDDAADGEDGSGDGTPGFGIAVTAAAVLATIALARRFQ, from the coding sequence ATGAACCGCGAGTCCCTCCTCGCCGTCGCGACGCTCGTGGTCGTCCTCGGGGCGCTCACGACGCTCGCCCTCGCCGGCGCGGTGTCCGATCCCGCTGCGTCCGAGACGGCCAGCGACGGCGAACCCGCTGGCCACGTCTCGCTGACGGAGCTGACGATCAGCGCCGACAGCGTCACCGGCGGCACGGCGACCCTGGCCGTCGACACGTATCTCGACCACCGCGGCGGTCCCGTCGAGAACGTCACCGTCGTCCACCGAGCGATCGATACGGAGAGCGGCCTCGTCGAGGCGACGACCGAACGCGAGGTCGGCCGGCTCGAGGAGGAATCCGAGCGCGTCGTCTCGAGTTCGGTCGCCGTCCCCCGGGAGAGCGGCTACGAGATCGAGACGCTGGTCTATCGGGACGGCAACCGCACCGAGTCGACGAGCCACACCGTCGAGGGCGTCGGTTCGCTGACTCCGGCCTACGCCGACACCGACGTCGAGTTCCACCGGTTCGGCGGCGGGTCGGGCGGGAGCCTCGCTGACGTGCCCGCGATCGGCTACTCGATCGAGTCGACGACCGACGAGCGGGCGACGCTCGCCGTCGATAGCTACCTCACCAACACCGGCGACGACCCCGAATCCGACCTCGAACTCGAGGTCGTCGCCCGTCAGTCGGGGTCGAACGTCGTCGCCGACGCGGCGACCGTCGACCTGTCGACGATCGAGCCCGGGAAGACCGCGTCGCCGACCGCCGAACTCACCGTGCCGGCCGAATACGACTACTACCTCGACGCGGTGCTGTGGCGGGACGGCACGATCGTCAGCACGGACCGCTCGGTCGCCAACCTCGGCCCGGGATCGCTGTCGGTCAACGAGACGACCGCGTCGGGCGGGCTCGAGGTGAGCGACTTCGCCGGCGGATCGACCGCCGCGGACGATGGCAGTGACGGGTCCGACGCGTCCGACGACGCCGCCGACGGCGAGGACGGCAGCGGCGACGGCACGCCCGGCTTCGGGATCGCCGTCACCGCGGCCGCCGTCCTCGCGACGATCGCCCTCGCACGGAGGTTCCAATGA
- the citZ gene encoding citrate synthase, with protein MSDDLKKGLEGVLVAESELSSIDGDAGRLIYRGYTIEDLARGASYEEVLYLLWNGHLPSEDELEPFTDALLEEREVDDDVLETMERLAAAGERPMAALRTAVSMFSAYEPEDDADPEDLDATLRKGRRITAKIPTALAAFERYRQGEEPVDPNSDLGLAANFLYMLTGEEPDDVAAETFDQALILHADHGLNASTFTSMVIGSTMADIYSAVTGGISALSGPLHGGANQDVMEVLIEIDESDLDHREWVEQATAEGRRIPGFGHRVYNVKDPRARILQERSKELAETGEDKWYDYTTTIEQFLTEEKGLVEKGIAPNVDFYSGSVYYQLGIPIDMYTPIFAMSRVGGWIAHVLEYQAENRLIRPRARYTGPQDQAFVPLEER; from the coding sequence ATGTCTGACGACCTCAAGAAAGGGCTCGAGGGCGTGTTGGTTGCCGAATCGGAGCTCAGTTCCATCGACGGTGACGCGGGCCGACTGATCTATCGCGGCTACACCATCGAGGATCTGGCTCGCGGCGCGAGCTACGAGGAAGTCCTCTATCTGCTCTGGAACGGCCATCTCCCGTCCGAGGACGAACTCGAGCCGTTCACGGACGCGTTGCTCGAGGAACGCGAGGTCGACGACGATGTCCTCGAGACGATGGAGCGGCTGGCCGCGGCCGGCGAACGGCCGATGGCCGCCCTGCGGACCGCCGTCTCGATGTTCTCGGCCTACGAACCCGAGGACGACGCCGACCCCGAGGACCTCGACGCGACCCTCCGGAAGGGTCGTCGCATCACGGCCAAGATCCCGACCGCGCTCGCGGCGTTCGAACGCTACCGCCAGGGCGAGGAGCCGGTCGACCCCAACTCCGATCTGGGGCTGGCTGCGAACTTCCTCTACATGCTGACCGGCGAGGAGCCGGACGACGTCGCCGCCGAGACGTTCGATCAGGCGCTGATCCTCCACGCCGATCACGGCCTCAACGCCTCGACGTTCACTTCGATGGTCATCGGCTCGACGATGGCAGACATCTACAGCGCCGTCACCGGCGGCATCAGCGCCCTCTCGGGACCGCTTCACGGCGGCGCGAACCAGGACGTCATGGAAGTCCTGATCGAGATCGACGAGAGCGACCTCGACCACCGCGAGTGGGTCGAGCAGGCGACCGCCGAGGGCCGGCGCATCCCCGGCTTCGGCCACCGCGTCTACAACGTCAAGGACCCCCGTGCGCGGATCCTGCAGGAACGCAGCAAGGAACTCGCCGAGACCGGCGAGGACAAGTGGTACGACTATACCACGACGATCGAGCAGTTCCTCACCGAGGAGAAGGGCCTCGTCGAGAAGGGGATCGCCCCGAACGTCGACTTCTACTCCGGCTCGGTCTACTACCAGCTCGGCATCCCGATCGACATGTACACCCCCATCTTCGCGATGAGCCGCGTCGGCGGCTGGATCGCCCACGTCCTCGAGTACCAGGCGGAAAACCGCCTCATCCGGCCGCGCGCCCGCTACACCGGCCCGCAGGATCAGGCGTTCGTCCCGCTCGAAGAGCGGTAA